The following is a genomic window from Burkholderia cepacia ATCC 25416.
GCGATCGTCCAAAGCGCGGGACACGCTTACCGACTCGATGCGCGCATCCTGAAAGACGAGTTCCGTCGAGGCGGTTCGATGCAGCGGCTGTTGCTACGCTACACCCAGGCGCTCATCACACAGATGGCGCAAACAGCCGTATGCAATCGCCATCACTCGATCGATCAGCAGCTCTGTCGGTGGCTCCTGCTCAGCCTTGATCGCCTGCCATCGAGCGAACTGAAAATGACGCAGGAACTGATCGCCAACATGCTCGGTGTCCGCCGGTCGGGCGTGACGGAAGCTGCACTGAAACTTCAGGATGCCGGGTTGATCCGGTACAACTATGGGCACATCGAGGTATTGGATCGCTCCGGGCTCGAGAAGCGCGTGTGCGAATGCTACGGCGTGGTCAGGCGAGAATTCGACCGCCTGCTCCCTGATTTGAAGCGCCTTGAGAAACGGCGCTGATGCTATCCCGCATCCATGCCATCCCGCCCGTACGGCAGCGTACCGACTTCAGACGCTCGCACGCGCAAGCTGACACATGACGCACGGACTGCAGATCGGCCGCAGACTTCATCGAGATGTAAACGCCGTGATCGAAGTGGGCCGTCGCGATCCGTATCGCTTGCGCAGTTTTATCTCGACTCGGGCGGCGCGAGCCAATCAATGACGAAACCGGGGTTGTGGAGGGAGCATGTTGATGAACGATTGCCCGAAATGGGAAAAAAACGCGAAGGACGAGCAGCAAGAACAGGCGGAGGCACGCGCGACCGACGATGGCATGCCCGTGGTTCACCCGGAGCGGCAGAGAAGCCGTGCCCATTCGTGGAAAGCCGTTACACCCAGGCAGCGTATTTCCGATGCAAGGAAACGTCTGGGCATGGGTTTTCTGCCGAACCTATAGCGTATGTGTAGCAAAACTCCTCGCTCTCAAACAGAACGTGGAGCCGCCCCAGCAAGGCGGAACTCGAAGCCGGCCAAACGCCGGCTTTTTACTTTGGCGTGTCGCTCGTGACGACAAACGGCGCATGCATCACTTTCCCGCATCGGTGAAGCGACGCAACCCGGGCAGATGAATTCGCCGAGTCGCGTTCGGCAGCTGCGCCAACACAAGTTCGTGGCAGGAGGACCGCAACGCTGGGTGGCCAATTCCTTCCGTACACTCGGCCACCAACGCTTCGCGGCTCATATGGCGCGATTTCGCCACTGCATCGATCTTTTCGACGAGCTGCTTGGGGAGGCATGGCAAGACCAGCACCGAAGACGTCGGCCGGGCGATATCAATGAACCTCCAGATGCAAAATTGGTGCCGCTACGCGGAGCAAAGCGATGTCACCGCCATCGACGATTTTTCGGACTGGATGCCTTCGCAAACAGACCTCGTTTCGAATAGGCTGCTGAGCGCGCCGTCTGCAAGGAATGCGCACGTTGGTGCAGTCAGAGAGTAGCCAGTATCCGGAGTTGATGTTCGCTTTCGGCCCCGCGAACCAGTGCGTAGGCCCGCATCTCCGTGCGCTCAAGGAGCGGAATGGATTCCGAGCCGGAAAAGTCGCTCCATGCGTCGTCCGCGATCGAGGTCGGCGCGCCGCGGGCTCTCGCGAACGCTCGCAGGAGAGGGCTTGCCGCGCGGCGCAGCACGAGGCGGTCAGCGTTCAGAACATACGGTGGGCAGTCAGTCCGTAAGACGAGGTAGTACGGAATCGCATTGCGATCACTTTGCATGGTGGCGATACCGGTGAGGAAGAATGCGTGCGTTCAGCTTCTCGTGCCGTCGTGGCCGACCGCTGCGTTTGACCGAACTACATGTCGATGACCGAAGCTCCACTCACCTTTCCGTCGATGATGTCCTTTCCCTGCTGCCGGGCGGCACGCCTTGCCATACCAAAGTCGGAGTATGTATGCGGTTGGCCCAGCCTGAAAATACGGCTCGCGGCGGAGGTTGCTATCGCGCCCGGGCGGCATATCCGTACCGCGATGTCATACCCTTCGGCGTAACGGGAATGCCCGTCAAAGCGACTGAATGTACGGGCGAAGACGAGGGGATGAAGTTCGTACCCCTTGTAGAGAAGAAGCAGGTGTGTCGACATGATGGCCACTCCGCAGGGGGCGACTTGCTATACGCTCGAACGAGCTTTTCATTTCCGCCGCCGCAGCCGGCTTAGCAGGTCAAGCGCCACCGTGTCAGCGTCGTTGTTGATCATTTCCGCTCGCAACAGCAGACCGCCAACACGGACGGCTGCATCCCAACTGTCTTCCGTCATTGCCTGATGGTTGCGTGCAAGTTGCTCGGCAAGAGCCTGGAGCGCCGCCATCCTTGCCGATTCGCCGGAAGTCCGGCGCTCCTCCCTCCCGGCAATGAGCCGGAACAGGCCCAGGACCGACTCGGCGGTAACGGAGGGGATAGTCATTCGAACTTTATACGCCCTTTCGGTCCGCTCCGCCCAATATATTCGCGCTGGTCCCCGAGCCTGCCTAGTACCGCCTCGCATACCCCTCGCGATACAGCGAGGCGCCGATCGACGTCAGAACTGCGATCTCCTCCTCACTCAATCGACTCCATGCCTCCGCCAACCAGCCGGCGAATCCGGCACAAGCATGATCCAGATCGGCGGCCGCCTTTCCCTCTGCGTTCCTCCGCTCGAAAATCATCATCACGTCATGTGGCGTCATAGTCGGCTCCTCGTGAGCTTCCAGCATAGGCGATCGGTGGCGTCTGCCCCTACTCCTTCGCACGCTCGATGTTCGCTCTCTGGCGTGCCCGCAGCAACGAGCCGAAGCCGGCCGGTAGCGGTTCGACCTGGTGTCCTGTTCCGTTGACGTCAACATGCTGCGCACATATGGATCGGTTAAGGCCTACGTGCGCCATGTCATCGCCCGCATCGCCGATGCATCCTGTGAACCGCGTCGGTCAGTTGCAGCCATGGGCCGTCGCTGGTCAGCTTCGCTTCAAATTCTTCCGAGTGCATGGTCATATCAATTCGTATTCCTGCATGATAAGTCGGTCATGGACGGGCGGAATGTCCTTTGACTGAGGTGGATTCAACCGGTCGAATGTCATGGTGACGTAGGCAGCCAACGACAGTCGATAGCCGGCTGTTGCCTGCCGCGGCGACGCACGGCATTTGATTCGACGAATGAGCGCTTCGATCACGACTCTCATGGTCGCAATGGGACTACACTGAAGACGCCATAGCAGGAGGAGACAGCGATGACAGACTCCGACCCCCAAAGCACCTTCCGGGGCCTGCCGCTAACCGCGGAGCAGGACGCGGAAGTGAAACACTACATAAAGGTCCGAACCCGGCGTGGCCTGCCATGGGACACGCCGGAGCTGAGGGCGATGCTCAAGGACATGCTGCTACCCCCGGGTGACGGCAACAGCGATGTCGACTCCGCGGAGGACGAAACCAAAGCGGCCGCCGAGCGCGCAACGGCTTCGGTCGACGAAGCGATGGACCCTATCGAGGCGAGCGAGGAGTGGAACGCGGCCATGGAGTCGGAAAGCATGAAAGGACCCAGACGATAAAACTGCAGGCGATGACGCTTGCTTTCCGGTAGCGCCGTATGTGGGGGATCGTGAGGTATTCCGCATGAGTTCGGTATGCATGATTTCAACGCTCGAACGCGTGCCGTCGGCCTCGCGACATCTCCGCTGAACACGAGGGGGCCGGATATGCGGCTGATCGAACCGGATGAACACAGAGACTTTCTGGCGACCTTGGAGAGCCGTGGCTTGGCAGAGGGCGATTTCGATCTTCAGGAGACGGATACGACCGACCCGAAGGGTGATGAGAACCTCGGTCTGCAGGGCTATGTCACCATCACCAGGCTCTCGACGCAGATTACGAAGGAATACGTGATCGGCGACGAAAGCGACTGGCTACAGCATTTCAGGAAAGATCTCGAAGCGGGTGCCTTCGACGGGCTGGAATGATATCCCGACGCGACGTGCCGCACTTGGGAGGAAGTTCGGCTCACGAGAGTCGCGGACTTCGAGGATGCGGAACGCATGCGGCCCGATCTGGCGGTGATGAATCCGTTGGAGGGCGTGCTTGCTGCCTTGGTCTGCGGCCCTCCAGGGATGGCCATCCTCTCGACCGACCTTCGACACCGCGTCAACCTGCCTTGGCAGCAGCATGTATTGCCGTCGGCTTCGATCCCGGCGACGCCCTGATTGCTCGGGCGGCTGGCGTGCCACCCGAATTTCAATTCGTCAACGCGGGGAGATCGTCGGCCAAATGCGCGTCGAGCCATTCGTGCGCCCAGTTTTTCGCAAAGGCAATCGCATCCTCGCGCACGTCGAAGCCAGCCAGGTCTCCGCTCAGTTGAACGTCGCACGTACTGCCGTCTGCACGATCGATGCTGATCCGCGCGTGTGCCATGTATTCCCCGTCGGCCCTGCGCGGTGTCGGGTCGATATGGAATCGGGTTGAGTCGAGTTGCATTTTCCTTCCTCCTTCAGTTGCCGCGGGGCCCGTGGCCACCGCGAAGCGTATCGTCGCGACCAGAACAGTCAAAGCTTGAGGCGTGCCATGATCCGGCCTGCTTCCTAGTCCGATTCGCAGCTCGCCGTTCCGCCTTTACGCAACAGCGCGCAGATCGAGAAAAACATCGGAAAGGCATCCTCATCGATTTCATGGCGACGATCGAGAATGACGCCATCCATCTCGGCGCGAGCGTCATACGGCAGGAACTGTTCGATGACACCGGAACCATTGCGCTGAATCCACTTCAGCAGGTCATTCCTGTTCATATCCAGCCTCTCGACGTTGCCGGCGCGCCATGCGCCAGGCGTGTTTGAGTCTGTGGCAGCGCCGCGGACGCAGAAACAGGATGGACCGAGGAAGGGATCAGGACGCGTTATCCAACACGCTCGTGTCCTGTAGACAGGCATCGATCAGGCGCTTCGCACACGCAGCCGATACGCGGCGCGCTCGTCCGCATTGCGCGGTTTAGATGAGAGGCCCAATCACGTTCGGAGGGGGCGCCTTGAGTGGCGCGGGAATCGGTAGTGAGTCAGTCAACGACCCCATCCTACGCCCATTGGCGAACTTGTACAGGGAAAGTTCTGCACGAGCCGCCGCATGGCATGCCGCCCCGATCGGGCGCGGGACGAACCGGC
Proteins encoded in this region:
- a CDS encoding Crp/Fnr family transcriptional regulator; translated protein: MSGQPSMIENHLLAALPVEDLAHISPQLVLVDMPLGKVLYESGGALSHVYFPTTSIVSLLYVMEDGSSAEIAIVGNDGLIGIALFMGGETTPSRAIVQSAGHAYRLDARILKDEFRRGGSMQRLLLRYTQALITQMAQTAVCNRHHSIDQQLCRWLLLSLDRLPSSELKMTQELIANMLGVRRSGVTEAALKLQDAGLIRYNYGHIEVLDRSGLEKRVCECYGVVRREFDRLLPDLKRLEKRR